Part of the Spinacia oleracea cultivar Varoflay chromosome 5, BTI_SOV_V1, whole genome shotgun sequence genome, gtaaacggatcaagtattaaatggcattaaatactccatctatggatattcggaatcgacggatcttggtttcagtgggagctgagatcgtcacaggcaagaaatgaatactccggaaacgatgatattgccagaaacggaaatatggatcgtatcggaaatataaatattatccaagtcgtagatgttgccggaaacggaaacatggtacgtatcgggaaatattatcggaaatagaaatattgctggaatcggaaatattgccggaaacggaaatattgtctgaatcggaaaatattattggaaatggaaatattgccggaatcggaaatattgccggaaacggaaatattgtcagaatcggaaatattatcggaatcggaaaataattccggaaacggaaatattaaatatttgttcgaaacggaaattgattccggaatcggaaatgttgaatattgttcgtatcggaaatgaattccggaatcgggaaattaatcggaagcgcgtcgtacgaattagcatcggacgagcttgctagacgaaggcccaacacgaagccaggcccacgtccagcaagggaaacgcgcgccacaacacgccagcccaaggctgcgccaggcccaccgcaaggcaggcccagcgcgcgcccaaggctgcggcagtcgtgggctgcgatgctcgggctgtgcgcgcgcgcgcatggcgcccctcgtgggctgctgtgcgtgcgtgggtgtttgtgttcacatacgaaacctaaaacgtacaagattcgtttaatgattaaattcctaatcctatttgataaattaattaaataagagtttcattaggattctgatttaattaattcgtatcctaataggattccaattctctttccatacccctataaatatgtggcctgggttcacaatttataacaagtttttcaagtattcaaagtgagtttttgagagaaaaattcagtcacattccttgcctaaaagtgccgaaatttttagtaccttaagggcgattctagttggtcaatcttaaggcggatccggacgtgctgtggactatctacggagggacgacacttggagtcctaaagacttgttcttgttcggttcgggcgcagctagggaaggcatgcaacaaagagtatgcatctaaactatgttatatgattatgtgtaaataatatgtattcctggctaaatggtttttccgcatgatttatgaattgtcatatgtatcataacctaacatttagtTCCTTCGTATTTTGAAATACCTTGCGCAGCACCCAGTCGCCTTCCTTGAACACTTTTACTTTGACGTTCTTGTTGAAGCACTTTGCCACGATTTGTTGCTGCGACGCCATCCTTATCAATGCTGCTTCTCTGAAGTCTTCTGTGTTGTCGAGATTTTCACTAAGTTCCACGTCGTTTTTCTCCGGTGTCATGAGTCCATATCGTGCACTGGGCAATGTCACTTCAGGGGGCAGCACTGCCTCGCACCCGTAAACGAGTGAGAAGGGAATCTGTCCCGTTgccgtcctaggcgtcgtcctattggcccataggatggatGACAGCTCTTCTGCCCATCGTCCCTTTTTATCGTCCAACCGCTTTTTTAGCGATGCGATGATCGTTTTGTTGCTAGATTCCGCATGTCCGTTTGCTTGGGGGTATCTTGGCGTCGACGTGTTTAGCTCGATGTTCCATGTCTTGTAGAAAGCCTTGGTCTTGTCGCTGATGAATTGTGATCCGTTATCGCATATGATTTCTGATGGTACTCCGAACCTGCATATAATGTTAGTACATATAAACGAACACACCTCTTTGTCTCTTACTTGTTGGAACGCGCCTGCCTCTAtccacttagaaaaataatccGTTAGAGCTAGCATGAAGACCTTCTGTCCTGGGGCGACGGGTAGTTTACCGACGATgtccattccccatttcatgaaaggccacggAGTTAAGGTGGGGTGTAAGAATTCAgatggtttatgtgtcatacctgcGTGTCATTGACATTTTTCGCACTTAGCTACGTACCTCATTGCGTCTTTGAGCATTGCtggccaatagtatccgttTCTTTTGATCCTGGTTGACAAGCTTCGTCCTCCTTCGTGTCCGCCGCATTCTCCTTCGTGGTTTTGCTTTAGTAATCCTTCCCATTCTGTTTTTTCTGCGCATCGCATCAACATTCCGTTCGCTGATCTCTTAAATAGTATGccctgcaaaataacatatcgtgaTGCTTTGAAAAGTATCTTCCTGGCTTCGAGCTTGTCGTCGGGTAGGGTTTCGTGTGTTAGGTAGTCGAGAATGGGTTTGGTCCAGCTATCCGTGTTTGTGGTTGATAGGACGAGGCTGGCGTCTTGTGGTATGTCCTTTTCAATAGCGGGTGACAATAGGTGTACTAGAGGTATGGTCGAGAATGATGATTTCCTGAGTGCGGATCCTAGACTGGCAAGGGCGTCGACTTGTGTGTTCAAGTCTCGTGGCACTTGTTTAATGGAGAAGGGTTTAAATTTGGAGGCTAGCTTTTTTGCTTTATCGAGATATaaggtcatttttaggtcttTAGCTTCATAGTCGCCGTTGATCTTGTTGACATTAGTTGTGAGTCGCTGAATATGTTGAGTCCGCTTGCCCCCAATTCGTCAGCTAACGTCAGTCCAGCGATTAGcgcctcgtattctgcttcgttgtttgtGGCCTTGAAATCGCAGCAAATGGCTtgtgctatcatgtccccttgtggcgactttagtACGACGCCTAGACCTGCACCACGAAAGTTAGATGAACCGTCGACGAAGAGTGTCCATATCTCTTCTATGTTATTGATAAGTTTGACTTCGTCGTCCACTATCTTGTCCAAGTCGGGGCTAAAGTCtgccacaaaatctgctaggGCCTGCGATTTTACAGCCGTTCTCGGTTGGTACTTGATGTCGAAGCTTCCTAGAGCCATCGTCCATTTCTCCATTCGACCTGTTAGTTCTGGTCTACGCATCACAGACTTGATTGGGTAattagtcatcaccactatttggtgagtttcaaaataatgccttagCTTTTTGGCTGCGGTAACGAGTGCTAAAACGAGTTTTTCGAGGGAGGAATACCTGGTTTCTGCTTCTAGTAGTGACTTACTGATGTAGTAAATAGGTAGCTGTTGCGTTTCGTGTTCTCGAGCTAGGACCGCACTGACTGCTGTTGAGCTGACGGCTAGATAGAGTTGTAGGACTTCACCTTCTTTGGGCTTGGACAGGAGGGGTGGCGACATCatatattttttgaggttttgcAAAGCTATTTCGTGGTCGTCGGACCAGTTAAAACCCTTGTTTTTGCGCAAGACGTCGTAGAATAAACGACACTTGTCCGACGACCGTGAAATAAAACGGTTTAGTGCCGCCACTTTCCCTGTCAAGCGCTGTACCTCTTTGATGTTCCTGGGgggattgaatgttgatgatTGAGCGCACCTGGTCGGGGCTGGCCTCGATTCCTCGTTGAGTGacgatgtaacctaagaattttcgTGCGGACACTCCGAAAGAACATTTAGTTGGGTTAAGCTTCATACCGTATTTCCTCAATATGTCGAAGGATTGTCGTAGGTGTTCCACGTGGTCGTCGGCCTTCCTCGATTTTActagcatgtcgtcgatgtagacctcCATTGTGTCTCCAAGTTGGTCTTTGAACATCTTGTTGACCAATCGTTGGTATgtcgcacctgcatttttaagaccaaaaggcatgactttataacaataaattcctctatctgttacaaaagatgttttctcctggtcgtctgggtgcATAAGGATCTGGTTGtatccggagtaggcgtccatgaatgtTAGTAGCTCGTGTCCGGCTGTGGCGTCGACCAAGGCGTCGATGTGCGGCAGAGGGAATGGGtctttggggcatgctttgttgatgtctgTGAAGTCGATGCAAACTCTCCACTTTCCATTTTTTTTGCTGACGACGGACGACATTTGCTAACCAATCTGGATACTTGACTTCTCTGACTTTCCCCGAATCTATCAGTTTTTGAACTTCttcgtctatgattttattcctttcAGGTGCAAACTTTCGTCGTTTCTGTATCACTGGCTTAAAGTTGGGGTCGACATTGAGTTTGTGggtgatgacgtctgggctgatTCCTGTCATGTCCTCGTGCGAACAAGCGAAGCAGTCCGAATTTTCTCTTAGGAATGACACTATCTGACTTTTGATGTTGTCATGCAGCGACGCTCCGATCCTTACGACTCGGTCTGGCTTTGTCTGGTCTAGTATTATCTCATCGATCTGTTGGTCGTCGGGATCGTCTACCGTCGACCCTggctgtaattgctagatggACGACTTTGATGGTTTCAGCGCCATTTCATAACATTTCTTTGCGTCCCTTTGTTgtcctttgatttccatgacTCCCCATTTGGTTGGAAACTTGATTGATTGGTGGTATGTTGATGGCACTGCtttcattttgtggatccatggtcGTCCTAGAATGACGTTGTATGCTGATGGGCAGTCGACGACGTTGAACTTGGTCATCACATTAACACCTTCTGCGTACGTAGGCAGCGATATCTCCCCTACTGTTTGTAGCGACTCTCAACTGAACCCTACTAAGACCGTCGACCTTCTGATTATACTCTTTTCTTCAAGTCCCATTTCTTGTAGAGCCTCTAAGAACAGTACGTTTGCTGAACTGCCGTTGTCGATCAATATCCTTTTGATTAGAGCGTTGCCTATTGGGAGCGATATGACTAGCCCGTCGTGATGTTCCTGTTGTGCGTCGGTTGAATCTGAGTCGTCGAAGGTTATTGTCATTGCTGCTAATGATTTGTCGAGTGCCACTTCATCTTCGGTTTGCCCCTCTTTGACGGCTTCAGATTCGCCTCTGTTGATttttttagctgcagaagaAGTTAGTCCACAGATATCTGAACCACCAGAGATAACATTTACCACTTTTTCGAACATGGGCGGGGCCGGTCGGTCGCCGCCTGGTATGTCTCCTTCCCTTTGTCGCTCAGCAGCTCCTTCAGGTGTCCTCTTTTCAACAGATATGCTACCTCCTTTTTGAGGGAGATGCACTCCTCGGTTGTGTGGCCATTGTCGCGGTGGAAGTCGCACCACTTGCTCATGTCCTTCATGGAGTCTGGTCTGTTGCTCTTCCTAGGCCATCTGACGGTACCACCTACATTTTGAAGGGCGTTCACCACGCCTCCGATGTCGACGTTGAAGCCATATTCGGAGATGGGGGGATAAACGAACCTTTCATTCCTGTAAACATTGTTAGTATCATCATATTGATTGACATTTTGTACCTGGTTCTGGCGGTTGTACGGCTGATGCCTCCAGTTGCTGTTCCTTGGGGTGTACGACCTCCTGTCGCTGCTGCCCCCTGCTGGTCGCTGAGAAGCCATTCGTGTAATCTCGTCGTCCTCGATCCGCATTTGGGCAATGGCTCTCGACCTGACCTCCTCGAAGGTTGCGCAGGGATATTTGGTTATCTCCCGGTACAACTCCGAGTTAGGGATGAGACCTCTCTTGAATGCTTCGATGGCTGTCCTGACATCACAGttttttatactaattttttcacaattaaaacggttaaagtaatcgcgtaccgactcgTTTGGTCCTTGGACCAACCGATAGAGGTCACTTGTCTGTTTCTCCAACTGGTGACTGCTGGCGAATTGCTGGTAGAAGGCGTTGATGAGGTCGGACAGGCAGTAGATGGACTCAGGTGTTATGTTCATGAGCCACTCCAGAGCCGCTCCGTCGAGGGTTCCTCCGAACGACTTGCACATGACGGGTTCGACCAGGTCGTAGGGGATGCCGATCTGCCACATTCGCTGCTTGTATACGTTGACGTGCCTGTATGGATCGGATGTTCCGTCGTACAGGGTGGTCCAGGTAGGGAGTCGGAGCTGGTGTGGGACCGTCACCCTGGCGATCGCCTCACAGAATGGCGACGCTGCATACCCTACGGTCGGTTCAGTTTCCACAGGTGTGGGTGCCCCTGGTAGCTTGGTCATCAGCTTCAGCATCAGCGAGCATTGCTTCTTCATGTGGGTTTCCATCTTATTCAGGCGCTTGGTTACGGGGTCCGGTGTTGCTTCATCTTCTTCTCCATGTGGCTCTTCTCCGTCGGACAGATCTTCGGAGTCGTCAGTCATTTCAAATATCAATTTCTTCGGTTTTGCACCTGGCTTGTAACGCGACTGGTGCTTGGTACTTTTCACAGAGTCGAGCTCCTTCTGGAGGTTTTCCATGGATTCCCTTTCTTGGGCCAGCTCTTCTTGGGCCTTTTTGTAGGCCGCTTTCATCTCTGCGAGTGTCATCTCTTCAGTAGACATGGTGTGAAGGGCGATTTTGTGTgaaacctagttaatgtccccacagacggcgccaaactgtttatgccaaatttcgtctagaGGCGACCTTTGGCtcgggtcgacactaactaagcaatgAACGAATAAAGAGAAACAAgagagacacgacacagagaagtgttgacgcggaaaacccaggaataaggtaaaaaccgcggatagctatgaggctatcaatccactaagtattctatCTGATTGTTTATGCTTTTTCTAAGGATCAATACAAAGAATTTAAAGTGCAATAATAAGAATTGGTTGAACGCTTGATAGCTTGAGAGTTTGAGTGCTTGAGTTAACTTGTCCCTTGCTTGTCATCGTCTTCTGCCTTTTATACGCGAGTCCTCTTACTTTGCTGGTTGGGAGAATCCCTAAAAGATAGGGATTAGCCGTTGCCCATGATCTTCTCCTTACTTCAACCACTTCCGTGATCTTTTGATGCttgtatgcgtaccatcaaatagttgtaattagtttaattatagcttatcctatttgaagaaaatggcgcctcccatggtgaaattcaagacggagtttccaatccattttcaagacggactttgaagttgaagcttcaagatgaagtcgggccatactagatcacatttatcttatgcatgctttaagttatttattgctttaaatatgtcttaattatgcatgagattatggcttgattatgttgtatgattaaggattttagttcacttaaaatcaaccaacatagtaagagccttaagatccaaagtttaaaaattgagttaaaaggtgccatgccaaaataacacttacttggataacctttacatcaatctagtaatagttttacgctcagcgaggtgttacttattggtcctaaaggggcaaggtacacaaataattgtgagtacttgttagttttggtgaaactcaacgatataagtaaggagtccttttatgtcgtggcaaattcgataggtttacctaataagttcttagacgtacctatcaaccaagagtagtttctagactatttgcaaaaggcttttgcttacctaaaatattttagaattgagtcaaaatacataatgcgcttaattcttcaagttttagggtcttggaatcattttattcacacctgccggaacaataaattcgaataaaatgctaataacttgtttaaattgcatgattgctttaattttcaagttattattcatgataaatgtttagactttgcatgcttcaatgtatgttttaattgttggttaaaattaaatatcttgcactacagtaaatccttttagaaaggtaacagtaaatttcctcgattggttgTGAATCCAAAAacaattcacggaaatgagagaagatgagcaatttaaaatgtacgtttcttttagcgacttttatggttgttttcgagtatcaaagtcgaatggcgaaccgatcggtgcttgtggattcaaaatacaatatagttttgagatcataaagcattgagtttaaacgctccgctttaccaatggttaaacaACCtgacatctttgtccatttaattctcgaatgagtctagcccctagacattcgaatagattgatgcttagagaactttagaagcttctggtaagatcatctagttgaagcaaaatattcaacataaattaaatggtaagaaccttgttggaatgacattggacatgtctaacaaagtataaaagtcaacactagagaattcaattcttaaggctatacgaaagggtacaagaaataggaaaacgaggaactaATGAAAGGAATTCACGATTCCGTTTCttcctataagtttatgtttaaagagaagtgacctagcaatcaaacttccttggtatcatataccgcttgaggttcttatttcggtaataactcaaacaatggaagctaggctacactaatgacctacaagtgggaaatgaagcatggcattgctacattagttgtagggtcatctagtttgttttaagtcctttcaaagacTGGAaattaatggctattttgttccataatcagcatatctaaatttctgttttcaaacacagaaagactcacattcaagaaaaacaaaaacaatgtttgtttgtttatttgaatgaaatggtcatttatgggttgagtcaatatgcttgattaaaaacaaacaactctttaacataaaaaatttactaggttcaaatcaaccccttgatttgagttccactaatctttggcgttgttgcttagaccatatcaacaatttaacattcacaagctctattttgatggacttttgaaagttgattgatttctagatcattcaagacaagctagtcttacttgttgaaagtaacaaaagatgtgAACTATTGTTATAACGCcaagacaatagagttcaaagctaaagaaatattttatgactttattatttcacatggatttgagtgaatataggtttatttactcaaagtgatataaacttgaatctgtttggctagttcaaagattcagaagtataaaatccacttggcaaggaatcataaagatctagattagatcatgttgatgattacttgagaccaaaaatgatcatcaatgattgtgtgttgtaatttcacgatctagctccataagatatggcatatctagttggaatgatcaaagtcaattggtacttgattcgatcaatgatgaatcataaagacttttcctataatttctaaaacaaaatgctcaactaccaccaaactaaaccaaattcgtcaaagctattgaaaagtaatttcagaatatcttttcataatatatctaagagttcctaaactcagtgggagcttagtgtttgtcattcgacaaactaaggcccaagtatagatatatgtttcattgtgatttattcaaatgagacacaagggtattgtttctaccatgaatttttgagaacataatgtttgtttgctcgaaataatgtccttttggagattcttttccaaaatgacaagtggaagaaaatagacctcgaaagtcttcgaagcaaacaacaaacataaactgacattccggaggcttttcgaagttattcagaaaatccgaacacttattccttaagactttagaagtggctttaaagaatagacatctcttaggagactttacaagtgcttcaaggagaacagaatattcaaagaactttcaagtgtctgttgatattctatcgtttgatgttctatacccatgtaggcataaaGTTTACTGGAGCTATaatattcttctattagataatgTAGAAACTTAGAGtccaggtcactgaaactatgcgattcttctattagatagtgaagaaacctacaacttgcagtcaaactattattatgtagattaatgagtttgtgacttgtaaaaaagctatgacgaaacctagatttcctaaaatggttagaggccatatatagacttaatgtttaattggttaaaggccataaaaacatacttagtgttttgatgacaaaattaaaattttgttgatttgcaagaatagtttcacacctattggttgcaagtttgttttaaggataaaaacatcaaacatggaattgtgttcacacacaaagctagattagttgctaaaggttacaagcaaattcatggcatggattgtgttgaaacctcatgcataatcgtaatgctcaagtctataattcaagcaatgatttcaTATTGGTACATTTGGCaactggatgacaaaacatcttcctcaatcaaatgttggaagaaactatgtacatgtcatgtcataggatttgtggatccaaataaatgcttgaaaaggaaagctagcttataaaatctaagtacagatttaagctagcaattgggaattggaactgtattttagtaaagctaataagtattttagtttcataaaatgcacatgattcttatagatatataagaagtttagtgggagtacataaaacttaattggtcgtatgtgtatcacacacatatctctccattgtgaaataacattcaaatgctaatgacttagatttgaaaattattcatcaatgacggaccaaggcgaaacttagttcatactgggtactaagatctatttacaaagatcttagaatatttttttggattaagtaatggcatttactaaatcaaacacgaaatactccattggagatattcgacccatgtgaataaatctaagtaaagaatgtttgaactatgtataagcatttactaagttaaacatcaaaggatctaaatgagattcctaacctatattatatgtcaaagaatttagctggattcagtatctactgaaattgaatgagctaaagttacatgaatagaattcaattgggaattattctgcaattttttttatcatgtatgatataatatgaggatcgccaaaaacgtatcgtatgactttaggcatgacgaacatataccaatctctattggtctaagtaaagatcaactagattgagatcaagaaaaacttatggtacttgaaaaggtacataggattagttcttgattcaaggaaataaagatatgataaatattgatgcttcacgcataaacactggcaaaggatcaagcaagatccctttggagttaaccattgacaagaacgagctatatgcatTGTGTTTtcaaatggcaacatggattggagaccatgagttgttgcgtgggaaattaaaaattaatttctatgttctgagatacatatggaaagtcttccacatatctgtgaactaattggataagtaaatccaaacaaagcatcactagcaacctaaacagttgaagtaaaagtacttattgcctaagaagcaataaaacagggttgtttatgttaaagagttcttcactgaactttgatggatcacatgtctacttatttgatggttcttcattgcaaactGCGTAGAATCACTATTGTAgctagaaagactagatcacaaaataaacatactcaaaagatcttatcatctatctcgaagaacattcgatgaaaaggatattaagattggcaaagcatgataactaacctatgaaacaagtgagaaacaacactcacattgtggcactggaaatcaggcatagctttgaattccatgaactgttttaaagatgggtttgaggcctaTGGTTGtaaaaacattggggttgaacatttatcatatatgaaatgtattttcatattccatttaatcttggtttagtattaaatgatgagtcccttcaatttgacgatatattcaagatagactgtcaggaccagtcctgtgactaagaaatgtctatcaagtgaacttgaatgtcaaaagttgaaaatagtccttggtcggagttttctataaagatggacgcatagaaaacgttagacgattagaatgcaagatgactagtagttctgtttcttgaactatgtggacatggcaatgtcgtaatcatttgcatagatacttactttgggaagactagtatcggacagacctatgaaactttactgtaagagatgaaaatctgtcataagtaaatttcgttaaaattattatacactaatcctcaatacctgagtgatttgagattacttgtttaagaactgcttactttgacgttgtcaaccgtcgcaccgtaaaaggaggctataaaggcaacgcttaggtaatcacctatcaaacgaagtctaatatcaagatcgcaagattgggattgtcctcccataaatcgggatgagatgctgaaaagttgtacaaggccactcggagagctagaaactgtaaaatgcatggccgtgctcagatgaatcataggctatgattatctgtttatttgatcagttgaactctgaaaccgagaaacacctctggacataataaggatgacaactcttaccttatgttcaagagcaagcatcgagcgacaaaggaattaggaaatgcacacttgtccctaaggacaagtgggagactgaaggaaataattcccttggtccaagtatgcatttaatgataagtctaataaatgcggttcagtattaattaacaagttaataattcagtgagatcaagtgagctgaatgcctagctagaggccgcttcagttcaagtggaattaatgatattaatccacagcttaatcttgactgaacccgtagggtcacacaaatagtacgtaaacggatcaagtatttaatggcattaaatactccgtctatgaatattcggaatcgacggatcttagtttcagtgggagttgagatcgtcaaaggcaagtaaatgaatactccggaaatgatgatattaccggaaacagaaatatggatcgtatcggaaatataaatattatccaagtcgtagatgttgccggaaacggaaacatggtacgtatcggaaaatattgtcggaaatggaaatattgccggaatcggaaatattgccggaaacggaaatattgtcagaatcggaaatattatcggaatcggaaaataattccggaaacgaaaatattaaatatttgttcgaaacggaaattaattctggaatcggaaatgctaaatattgttcgtatcggaaatgaattccggaatcg contains:
- the LOC130461366 gene encoding uncharacterized protein — its product is MSTEEMTLAEMKAAYKKAQEELAQERESMENLQKELDSVKSTKHQSRYKPGAKPKKLIFEMTDDSEDLSDGEEPHGEEDEATPDPVTKRLNKMETHMKKQCSLMLKLMTKLPGAPTPVETEPTVGYAASPFCEAIARVTVPHQLRLPTWTTLYDGTSDPYRHVNVYKQRMWQIGIPYDLVEPVMCKSFGGTLDGAALEWLMNITPESIYCLSDLINAFYQQFASSHQLEKQTSDLYRTAIEAFKRGLIPNSELYREITKYPCATFEEVRSRAIAQMRIEDDEITRMASQRPAGGSSDRRSYTPRNSNWRHQPYNRQNQVQNVNQYDDTNNVYRNERFVYPPISEYGFNVDIGGVVNALQNVGGTVRWPRKSNRPDSMKDMSKWCDFHRDNGHTTEECISLKKEVAYLLKRGHLKELLSDKGKETYQAATDRPRPSKKINRGESEAVKEGQTEDEVALDKSLAAMTITFDDSDSTDAQQEHHDGLVISLPIGNALIKRILIDNGSSANVLFLEALQEMGLEEKSIIRRSTVLVGFS